The sequence below is a genomic window from Hyla sarda isolate aHylSar1 chromosome 2 unlocalized genomic scaffold, aHylSar1.hap1 SUPER_2_unloc_7, whole genome shotgun sequence.
TGTGCATCATCTGAACCCTGCGGTGTCCTCACAACATGCACCTGTGCATCATCTGAACCCTGCGGTGTCCTCACAACATGCACCTGTGCATCATCTGAACCCTGCAGTGTCCTCACAACATGCACCTGTGCATCATCTGAACCCTGCGGTGTCCTCACAACATGCACCTGTGCATCATCTGAACCCTGCGGTGTCCTCACAACATGCACCTGTACATCATCTGAACCCTGCAGTGTCCTCAAACATGCACCTGTGCATCATCTGAACCCTGCGGTGTCCTCATAACATGCACCTGTGCATCATCTGAACCCTGCGGTGTCCTCACAACATGCACCTGTACATCATCTGAACCCTGCGGTGTCCTCACAACATGCACCTGTGCATCATCTGAACCCTGCGGTGTCCTCACAACATGCACCTGTGCATCATCTGAACCCTGCGGTGTCCTCATAACATGCACCTGTGCATCATCTGAACCCTGCGGTGTCCTCACAACATGCACCTGTGCATCATCTGAACCCTGCAGTGTCCTCATAACATGCACCTGTGCATCATCTGAACCCTGCGGTGTCCTCACAACATGCACCTGTGCATCATCTGAACCCTGTGGTGTCCTCATAACATGCACCTGTGCATCATCTGAACCCTGCGGTGTCCTCATAACATGCACCTGTGCATCATCTGAACCCTGTGGTGTCCTCATAACATGCACCTGTGCATCATCTGAACCATGTGGTGTCCTCACAACATGCACCTGTGCATCATCTGAACCCTGCAGTGTCCTCATAACATGCACCTGTGCATCATCTGAACCCTGCGGTGTCCTCACAACATGCACCTGTGCATCATCTGAACCCTGCGGTGTCCTCACAACATGCACCTGTGCATCATCTGAACCCTGCGGTGTCCTCACAACATGCACCTGTGCATCATCTGAACCCTGCGGTGTCCTCACAACATGCACCTGTGCATCATCTGAACCCTGCGGTGTCCTCACAACATGCACCTGTGCATCATCTGAACCCTGCTGTGTCCTCACAACATGCATCTGTGCATCATCTGAACCCTGCGGTGTCCTCATAACATGCACCTGTGCATCATCTGAACCCTGCGGTGTCCTCATAACATGCACCTGTGCATCATCTGAACCCTGCGGTGTCCTCATAACATGCACCTGTGCATCATCTGAACCCTGCGGTGTCCTCACAACATGCACCTGTGCATCATCTGAACCCTGCAGTGTCCTCACAACATGCACCTGTGCATCATCTGAACCCTGCAGTGTCCTCACAACATGCACCTGTGCATCATCTGAACCCTGCGGTGTCCTCATAACATGCACCTGTGCATCATCTGAACCCTGCGGTGTCCTCACAACATGCACCTGTGCATCATCTGAACCCTGCAGTGTCCTCACAACATGCACCTGTGCATCATCTGAACCCTGCGGTGTCCTCACAACATGCACCTGTGCATCATCTGAACCCTGCGGTGTCCTCACAACATGCACCTGTACATCATCTGAACCCTGCAGTGTCCTCAAACATGCACCTGTGCATCATCTGAACCCTGCGGTGTCCTCACAACATGCACCTGTACATCATCTGAACCCTGCGGTGTCCTCACAACATGCACCTGTGCATCATCTGAACCCTGCGGTGTCCTCACAACATGCACCTGTGCATCATCTGAACCCTGCGGTGTCCTCATAACATGCACCTGTGCATCATCTGAACCCTGCGGTGTCCTCACAACATGCACCTGTGCATCATCTGAACCCTGCAGTGTCCTCATAACATGCACCTGTGCATCATCTGAACCCTGCGGTGTCCTCACAACATGCACCTGTGCATCATCTGAACCCTGTGGTGTCCTCATAACATGCACCTGTGCATCATCTGAACCCTGCGGTGTCCTCATAACATGCACCTGTGCATCATCTGAACCCTGCGGTGTCCTCATAACATGCACCTGTGCATCATCTGAACCCTGCGGTGTCCTCACAACATGCACCTGTGCATCATCTGAACCCTGTGGTGTCCTCATAACATGCACCTGTGCATCATCTGCACCCTGCAGTGTCCTCACAACATGCACCTGTGCATCATCTGAACCCTGCAGTGTCCTCATAACATGCACATGTGCATCATCTGAACCCTGCGGTGTCCTCACAACATGCACCTGTGCATCATCTGAACCCTGCAGTGTCCTCACAACATGCACCTGTGCATCATCTGCACCATGTGGTGTCCCCAGAACATGCACCTGTGCATCATCTGAACCCTGCGGTGTCCTCATAACATGCATCTGTGCATCATCTGAACCATGTGGTGTCCTCATAACATGCACCTGTGCATCATCTGAATCCTGGGGTGTCCCCGGAATGTAAATCTGTGCAACAGCTGAACCCTGCAGTGTCCTCAGCACCTGTGCATCGTCTGAACCCCGCAGTGTCCCCGGAACATGCACCTGTGCATCAGCTGAACCCTGCAGTGTCCTCAGCACCTGTGCATCATCTGAACCCTGCAGTGTCCCCGGAACATGCACCTGTGCATCAGCTGAACCCTGCAGTGTCCTCAGCACCTGTGCATCGTCTGAACCCTACAGTGTCCCCGAAACATGGACCTGTGCTTCAGCTGAACCCTGCGGTGTCATAATAACATGCATCTGTCCATCAGCTGAACCCTGCGGTGTCCCCGAACATGCACCTGTGCATCAACTGAACCCTGCAGTGCCCTCAGCACTTGTGCATCAGCTGAACCCTCTATATGTGCAGTACGGTCATTGTTAACACTAAATTCCTCCAGGACACGTTTAACTGTTGTATCAAATCTACTCCAATAAAGGCCTAACCTGACAGAGATGTGGCTCTTGTGTGTTCTTCGGCTGCAGTCTCCTGCTTTCTGCTCACGTTTCAGAATACTTTCACTATAATGACACCCATCACTTACCACCAGTGGTCATATAATCTACCTGATCCCTGAATAGAGGCTGTGAAGAATACATTGAGAAGTGAAATGGTGGCCTCCAGGAAGACTGATCTACCACCTCAGCACTGTCTGTTCTATACTGTGATGTAGAGTTGTTTGCCCCCTTCACAATTTCTTCTAGTTTTCGTACATTCTCATACTGTTCCAGATCATCTAACTATTTCTAATGTTAGACAGAGATAGCCCAAGTAAACACAACAAGCTGCTTTAAATTTCATTTATTGGAGAAAAGCCAAGTTCAGCCGTACTTTGTCCTATATCTAAAAGTAATTGTCTCCTAGGAAGTCAACCGGTTCACCAGATTCTGTTGACAATCTGGTCGAATTCGGCCTCACACCTGGTTCTGATCTGTCGGAGATTTTGGATGTAAACACCAATTTTATTGAAGCTGTTCCGCAGTGAGAAGGTCTCGAAAGCCACATGAGGCCACGTTGTGAAGACTTTTATTTACAGATCAGCTAAAGTCACAAAGATGTTACCAGTCCGGTCGGGTTTTTTAAAGCCCATATAAGACACCAATAGTGAGTGCCACTGAACATAATTGGGGAAAATTTGGCAGAAGCCGGGGCAGGGTCTGGGGAGGACAAGGGTTTTGGAAGACCTGGATCCCAGATTTACGCTGGTCGGTACAACCCCCACTTCATGTGCTCTACAAAGATTTTTAAGCTGTTCGAGTTGTTGGCATGAAGCTACGAAGTATTGATGTCCTTTGTACGAACCCAATATCATCTTCTCTGGACCGTACTCTCCATAgtcaaaaataaatacaaaagaatgggatggagtaataaattgataaaaaatatGACTTTATTGATaattcattacatattaaaaGCAAGAAAAAACATCATAGTCAAGTACAGTAACCCCCAAATCATCTTGAGGTCTAAAGTCTGATATATCCCAAAGTTGATCGTGTAGATGTCTTGAGGACAGAGTCAACTGTTTCTTGGTCCATACAAAGACCAGCTGGAAAAGTGATATAACCCCTAAGGAAACTCTCCACATTTGATCAAATACATTTCTAGTTTTCGTATAGGAAATTTTCACCAATATAAGGATTGAGCTATTATGCAAGTCAGGGTGTTAGAAGACCTAAAAGTGCACCAGTACATATCAGTATAAGACCATGACAAAGCTCATCCTCAAAGAGTTAGAAAACTGGCTGCTGTCAGAGGTTTATGGGCATAGACCAATACCAGTAGTGACCATATGAAGTATAAAATAGACCATCAGGTCCCTCCTGATCCTGGATTGAATTGTAGGCTCCACGTGACTTCAATTTAGTGACAAATTGATCTATTAAAGTGGTCAAAAAGCTCAGAGAAAAGGGTAgtgatcttttaaccccttaaggaccaagcccattttctccattcgtcttatcccctatccaaatagggcataaggtgtctgatcgagggggtcccgccgctggcacTGTGCGTGATGACGTGGTGAttcggggacggagcattgtgacgtaacccccgtgacatcacgtcccacccACTCAAGacttgtcacgcccctcccatagacttgtattatgaAGCGGGATGAGATGTCATGGGTGCGGAGCCGTGGTGTTGTttgctccgtcccctgcattgccccatcatcacgcacagagccatCCATCTTTACTGCATGGACCGTCTGCATTCCGGTGGGGAGAGTTCAGCCGGTCCGGGTCGTCAATCTTCacagggaggccctcttctccactccgggccattcccagactagtgatgctgcattgatgCCACCACGCAAGGACGTCCATGCGCAGAAGACATGTGACATCAgggaccagctcaccctccccaccggaatgcaGACAGTtactgcagtgaagatggacggcctggcttaccctccccggacggtccctgcagctattagAGCAACAATTGGGGAGGTGAGAAGACAATGAAAGGgtggtctgaatgatgacaggggaggggggatgatggataatgacagaggagggggggattatgtatttcccaccctaggcttactcGAGTCAATACaatttcctaggtttttggggggaaattagggggactcggcttatattcgggtcggcttatactcgagtatatattgattcacatatgccaGGGGTTCTCAACTGGTGGTATACGTACCCCTAGGGATACGCCACTGGATGTGCGGGGGTACGccgatgcgctgacaaataccggacatatattggccagtatttgtcagcgcacagCAGAGAATGGCCGCGGCAGCTGTGTGACCTCCCCTGAGGTTGTGCAAAGGTGtcgcacagcgcaggaggacgtcacacgtcagtgcaGCCCCGCTGAATGGGACTCTGGGACGCACCGTGTACCCAGACAGGCCACACAAGACAAACAGGccgggtaatgtaaaaaaaaataaagtaaaaaataagtgtatgggagggagggtttttgtatgtgtatattttaaatatatattatgtTAGCCCAGGGGGATTGGAGGGGCGGGGGAGAGTGTGAGAGAGAAATATAAGctcaagggcattaagatgggggtgggggggggataatggcaaaaggggattaatatgggggggggggtgatgtttatccctccccccttccatcttaatccacttgtgccattatccctctccccccccaaaccccccccccccccttccatcttaatcctcttgcaccattattcctccctccctctgatccccttttgccatatcagataataatggcacaaggtgattaagatggggagggggggggggggtatggaaaaaggggatcagagggaggggggaataatggtgcaaggggattaagatggggaggggggggggtggaaaaaggggatcagagggaggggggaataatggtgcaaggggattaagatggggagggggggggggtatggaaaaaggggatcagagggaggggggaataatggtgcaaggggattaagatggggaggggggggggtggaaaaaggggatcagagggaggggggaataatggtgcaaggggattaagatggggagggggggatggaaaaaggggatcagagggaggggggaataatggcacaaggtgattaagatggggagggggggggggatggaaaaaggggatcagagggaggggggaataatggtgcaaggggattaagtgttgcattagtataaaggtaagcacacgccattatgaaaaaAGTTATGTTATTtcttattatgtccccatcatacaggagatatctttatattattatattatacacaatatattatgtccccatcatacaggagatatctttatattattatatacaatatattatgtcaccatcatacaggagatatctttatattatatacaatatattatgtcaccatcatacaggagatatctttatattattatatacaatatattatgtcaccatcatacaggagatatctttatattatatacaatatattatgtccccatcatacaggagatatctttatattattatattatacacaatatattatgtccccatcatacaggagatatctttatattattatatacaatatattatgtcaccatcatacaggagatatctttatattatatacaatatattatgtccccatcatacaggagatatctatatattattatatacaatatattatgtcaccatcatacaggagatatctttatattattatatacaatatattatgtcaccatcatacaggagatatcattatattattatatacaatatattatgtcaccatcatacaggagatatctttatattattatattattatatacaatatattatgtcaccatcatacaggagatatctttatattattatatacaatatattatgtcaccatcatacaggagatatctttatattattatatacaatatattatgtccccatcatacaggagatatctttatattattatattatatacaatatattatgtcaccatcatacaggagatatctatatattattatatacaatatattatgtccccatcatacaggagatatctttatattattatattatatacaatatattatgtccccatcatacaggagatatctttatattattatatacaatatattatgtccccatcatacaggagatatctttatattattatattatatacaatatattatgtccccatcatacaggagatatctttatattattatatacaatatattatgtcaccatcatacaggagatatctttatattattatatacaatatattatgtcaccatcatacaggagatatctttatattattatattatatacaatatattatgtcaccatcatacaggagatatctttatattattatatacaatatattatgtccccatcatacaggagatatctttatattattatatacaatatattatgtccccatcatacaggagatatctttatattatattatatacaatatattatgtccccatcatacaggagatatctttatattattatatacaatatattatgtccccatcatacaggagatatctttatattattatatacaatatattatgtccccatcatacaggagatatctttatattattatatacaatatattatgtcaccatcatacaggagatatctttatattattatatacaatatattatgtccccatcatacaggagatatctttatattattatatacaatatattatgtcaccaccatacaggagatatctttatattattatatacaatatattatgtccccatcatacaggagatatctttatattattatatacaatatattatgtcaccatcatacaggagatatctttatattattatatacaatatattatgtcaccatcatacaggagatatctttatattattatatacaatatattatgtccccatcatacaggagatatctttatattattatatacaatatattatgtcaccatcatacaggagttatctttatattattatatacaatatattatgtccccatcatacaggagatatctttatattattatatacaatatattatgtcaccatcatacaggagatatctttatattatatacaatatattatgtcaccatcatacaagagatatcttatattattatattatatacaatatattatgtcaccatcatacaggagatatctttatattattatatacaatatattatgtcaccatcatacaggagacatctttatattattatattatatacaatatattatgtccccatcatacaggagatatctttatattatatacaatatattatgtcaccatcatacaggagacatctttatattattatattatatacaatatattatgtccccatcatacaggagatatctttatattattatatacaatatattatgtcaccatcatacaggagatatctttgtatcattatattatatacaatatattatgtcaccatcatacaggagatatctttatattattatatacaatatattatgtccccatcatacaggagatatctttatattatatacaatatattatgtcaccatcatacaggagatatctttatattattatatacaatatattatgtccccatcatacaggagatatctttatattattatatacaatatattatgtcaccatcatacaggagacatctttatattattatattatatacaatatattatgtccccatcatacaggagatatctttatattatatacaatatattatgtccccatcatacaggagatatctttatattattatatacaatatattatgtccccatcatacaggagatatctttatattattatatacaatatattatgtcaccatcatacaggacacatctttatattattatatacaatatattatgtccccatcatacaggagatatctttatattattatatacaatatattatgtccccatcatacaggagatatctttatattattatatacaatatattatgtccccatcatacaggagatatctttatattattatatacaatatattatgtcaccatcatacaggagatatctttatattatatacaatatattatgtccccatcatacaggagatatctttatattattatatacaatatattatgtcaccatcatacaggagatatctttatattatatacaatatattatgtcaccatcatacaggagatatctttatattattatatacaatatattatgtccccatcatacaggagatatctttatattattatattatatacaatatattatgtccccatcatacaggagatatcattatattattatatacaatatattatgtccccatcatactggagatatctttatattattatatacaatatattatgtcaccatcatacaggagatatctttatattattatatacaatatattatgtcaccatcatacaggagatatctttatattatatacaatatattatgtccccatcatacaggagatatctttatattattatatacaatatattatgtcaccatcatacaggagatatctttatattattatatacaatatattatatcaccatcatacaggagacatctttatattattatatacaatatattatgtccccatcatacaggagatatcttcatattatatacaatatattatgtcaccatcatacaggagatatctttatattattatatacaatatattatgtcaccatcatacaggagatatctttatattattatattattatatacaatatattatgtcaccatcatacaggagatatctttatattattatatacaatatattatgtcaccatcatacaggagatatctttatattattatatacaatatattatgtccccatcatacaggagatatctttatattatattatatacaatatattatgtccccatcatacaggagatatctttatattatattatatacaatatattatgtccccatcatacaggagatatctttatattattattatatacaatatattatgtcaccatcatacaggagatatctttatattattatatacaatatattatgtcaccatcatacaggagatatctttatattattatatacaatatattatgtcaccatcatacaggagatatctttatattattatatacaatatattatgtccccatcatacaggagatatctttatattattatatacaatatattatgtcacatcatacaggagatatctttatattattatattacatacaatatattatgtccccatcatacaggagatatctttatattattatatacaatgtattatgtcaccatcatacaggagatatctatatattattatattatatacaatatattatgtccccatcatacaggagatatctttatattattatattatatacaatatattatgtcaccatcatacaggagatatctttatattattatattatatacaatatattatgtcaccatcatacaggagatatctttatattaattatattatatacaatatattatgtccccatcatacaggagatatctttatattattaatattatatacaatatattatgtccccatcatacaggagatatctttatattattatatacaatatattatgtctccatcatacaggagatatctttatattattatatacaatatattatgtcaccatcatacaggagatatctttatattattatattatatacaatatattatgtcaccatcatacaggagatatctttatattattatatacaatatattatgtcaccatcatacaggagatatctttatattattatatacaatatattatgtccccatcatacaggagatatctttatattatatacaatatattatgtcaccatcatacaggagatatctttatattattatatacaatatattatgtccccatcatacaggagatatctttatattattatatacaatatattatgtccccatcatacaggagatatctttatattattatatacaatatattatgtcaccatcatacaggagatatctttatattatattatatacaatatattatgtccccatcatacaggagatatctttatattattattatatacaatatattatgtcaccatcatacaggagatatctttatattattatatacaatatattatgtcaccatcatacaggagatatctttatattatattattatatacaatatattatgtcaccatcatacaggagatatctttatattattatattatatacaatatattatgtctccatcatacaggagatatctttatattattatatacaatatattatgtcaccatcatacaggagatatctttaatattattatatacaatatattatgtcaccatcatacaggagatatctttatattattatatacaatatattatgtcaccatcatacaggagatatctttatat
It includes:
- the LOC130298398 gene encoding uncharacterized protein LOC130298398 — its product is MRTPHGSDDAQMHVMRTPQGSDDAQVHVLGTPHGADDAQVHVVRTLQGSDDAQVHVVRTPQGSDDAHVHVMRTLQGSDDAQVHVVRTLQGADDAQVHVMRTPQGSDDAQVHVVRTPQGSDDAQVHVMRTPQGSDDAQVHVMRTPQGSDDAQVHVMRTPQGSDDAQVHVVRTPQGSDDAQVHVMRTLQGSDDAQVHVVRTPQGSDDAQVHVMRTPQGSDDAQVHVVRTPQGSDDAQVHVVRTPQGSDDVQVHVVRTPQGSDDAQVHV